The Corallococcus soli genome contains a region encoding:
- a CDS encoding alpha/beta hydrolase yields the protein MAESNEITIDWRGLSKPVKGLKQGSANKVVIKREVIPIIFVPGIMGSRLKHGKEKVWDPDAPIFMLRKYGLVNVDAADKKAALVGTQFTKDFLDVYLDDTEHNDDKFEEDYPGAAARGWGGVSWSSYGSILTTLQNHAWRPLLRTCFRLPVYAFGYNWTGSNSLAGVKLKQFIDQTLQQNQDIPKHLPAKKVILVTHSMGGLVARSALIEHGASAKVLGVVHGVQPVTGAAAAYWRMKAGFERTSNPMSSVAAWVLGTNGEEVSALLGNMPGGIQLLPSQHYTTNDGFKRWLQFENSEGERKFALPDSDPYEEIYKNQKEYWRLLDPQHLVPESDEDSTISAKGAWGGFVGRLNAAKALHGRLGLSAAVPTRVYYGSGTEHPTTDRAVYRVSETGWLKEGKKFLKVAWNARKAAIVAGGWGAAVYLGYEAIRRTDWWQSRGGFRTEIEHKDQKLEIVLQRPNGAGDGTVPESSGKAIQTAATPVPGIEHEPAYQSKQGKAFTLEAIEFFCREKFKAEKL from the coding sequence ATGGCCGAAAGTAACGAAATTACCATCGACTGGCGGGGCCTTTCCAAGCCAGTGAAGGGCTTGAAGCAGGGCTCCGCGAACAAGGTGGTCATCAAGCGGGAGGTCATTCCCATCATCTTCGTGCCCGGAATCATGGGCAGCCGACTGAAGCACGGGAAGGAGAAGGTCTGGGACCCGGACGCCCCGATCTTCATGCTCCGCAAGTACGGTCTGGTGAATGTGGATGCCGCAGACAAGAAGGCCGCGCTCGTCGGCACCCAGTTCACCAAGGATTTCCTGGATGTCTACTTGGACGATACCGAACACAACGACGACAAGTTCGAGGAAGACTATCCGGGCGCCGCCGCGCGGGGCTGGGGTGGAGTGTCATGGAGTTCGTACGGAAGTATCCTCACCACGCTGCAGAACCATGCGTGGAGGCCGCTGCTGCGTACCTGCTTCCGCTTGCCTGTATATGCCTTTGGCTACAACTGGACGGGTTCCAATTCCCTGGCAGGGGTGAAGCTTAAGCAATTCATTGACCAGACGCTCCAGCAGAACCAGGACATCCCGAAGCATCTGCCCGCCAAGAAGGTCATCCTGGTGACGCACTCCATGGGGGGGCTCGTAGCCCGCTCGGCGCTCATTGAGCATGGTGCGAGCGCCAAAGTGCTGGGTGTCGTTCACGGGGTGCAGCCCGTTACCGGGGCCGCTGCCGCCTACTGGCGGATGAAAGCGGGCTTCGAGCGCACGAGCAATCCGATGTCCAGCGTAGCAGCCTGGGTCCTGGGCACCAATGGCGAAGAGGTGAGCGCGCTGCTGGGCAACATGCCTGGGGGCATCCAATTGCTCCCCAGCCAGCACTACACCACAAATGATGGTTTCAAGAGGTGGCTCCAGTTCGAGAACTCAGAGGGTGAACGCAAATTCGCGTTGCCAGACAGCGACCCCTACGAGGAGATCTACAAGAACCAGAAGGAGTACTGGCGGTTGCTCGATCCGCAGCACCTGGTTCCGGAATCCGATGAGGACAGCACCATCAGTGCGAAGGGCGCCTGGGGCGGTTTCGTGGGTCGTCTCAATGCTGCGAAGGCATTGCATGGCCGATTGGGTCTGTCTGCGGCCGTTCCCACGCGGGTCTACTACGGCTCCGGCACGGAGCATCCCACGACGGATCGCGCCGTCTACAGGGTGTCAGAGACCGGCTGGCTGAAGGAGGGCAAGAAGTTCTTGAAGGTGGCGTGGAATGCTCGCAAGGCGGCCATCGTCGCGGGAGGGTGGGGGGCGGCGGTGTACCTGGGATACGAAGCCATCCGCCGGACGGACTGGTGGCAGTCACGCGGGGGCTTCCGGACCGAAATCGAGCACAAGGACCAGAAACTGGAGATCGTCCTCCAGCGTCCGAATGGGGCGGGGGATGGCACGGTGCCGGAGTCCTCTGGCAAGGCCATTCAAACGGCCGCGACTCCCGTCCCGGGCATCGAGCATGAGCCCGCATACCAGAGCAAGCAGGGCAAGGCGTTCACGTTGGAAGCCATCGAGTTCTTCTGCCGGGAGAAGTTCAAGGCGGAGAAGCTTTAG
- a CDS encoding T6SS immunity protein Tli4 family protein codes for MSQSPTKGHVRQCLGRFCLDVPDSMTRSPDVETYQVQHIFLEEALWKDSSDEARSKVWKTRLDGIRALAGERELPEEPQGTILTQRALSPEVQGVLYHRMDNPLVATWGALLHSGAADVWMQIDGDLEREQDWATRVKEVSGAYRLPAPGEPLPHPGKDWFYLRHGMVALPTKYQEEARVRFEGTALKVKVDVWTRTATKVKKESLLERLSGTLARAGGDFAGDIVTQRYQSRTVAGLPGEEMIIRYKEGKRMGLYFLWSYSGEEKSGARPRFNIEMDTGLDQDDAKVELWNSLLGSVRPVTQ; via the coding sequence ATGAGCCAGTCCCCTACCAAGGGCCATGTCCGTCAGTGTCTGGGCCGTTTCTGCCTGGACGTGCCTGACTCAATGACCCGCTCTCCTGACGTGGAGACCTACCAGGTGCAACATATCTTCCTGGAAGAGGCGCTCTGGAAGGACTCCTCCGACGAGGCCCGGAGTAAGGTGTGGAAAACGCGATTGGATGGCATTCGCGCGCTGGCCGGCGAGCGGGAACTTCCCGAGGAGCCGCAAGGAACGATTCTTACCCAGCGGGCGCTTTCTCCGGAGGTCCAGGGCGTGTTGTATCATCGGATGGACAACCCCCTGGTCGCCACCTGGGGAGCGCTGCTGCACAGTGGTGCGGCGGACGTGTGGATGCAGATTGATGGGGACCTGGAACGCGAGCAGGACTGGGCGACGCGGGTCAAGGAAGTGTCTGGCGCCTATCGGCTTCCTGCACCGGGCGAGCCCCTGCCCCATCCTGGAAAGGACTGGTTCTATCTGCGCCACGGCATGGTCGCGCTTCCCACGAAGTACCAGGAGGAGGCGCGAGTCCGCTTCGAGGGGACAGCCCTGAAGGTGAAAGTCGACGTCTGGACTCGAACGGCGACGAAGGTGAAGAAGGAAAGCCTGTTGGAGAGGCTTTCCGGCACGTTGGCCCGGGCTGGCGGGGACTTCGCTGGGGACATCGTGACACAGAGATACCAATCGCGGACGGTGGCGGGACTTCCCGGCGAGGAAATGATCATCCGCTATAAGGAAGGCAAGCGGATGGGCTTGTATTTCCTGTGGAGCTACTCCGGAGAGGAGAAGTCTGGCGCGCGCCCCCGCTTCAACATTGAGATGGATACAGGGTTGGATCAGGATGATGCCAAGGTAGAGCTTTGGAACAGCCTCCTCGGTTCGGTTCGTCCCGTGACCCAATAG
- the tssI gene encoding type VI secretion system Vgr family protein, with protein sequence MPNAKSPAFTLRVGALEAESLVVERLKGEEGLSRLYDFSVDFAPLAPESLDTAPLVGAEALLTVAQPGGTPRHVHGVVRAVESLGLHGGRWRYRARIVPALWRLTQVKRSRIFQGQSVPDILKDVLTAGGVEVRVSLHEGHAPREYCTQYRETDFDFLSRLMEWEGIFYFFEHSEDGHVLVLGDAPSVHAAPPGGAALPLRDEDGRVETGEYLTDLRRVRRLRPGAVHLKDFDFEKPSLDVSGRSKSSEGLEALELYDYPGGYVATGTGKAAARVRIQEATQASLTLEGEGVCPRLTSGHLLQVEDDGTHEGRYVVVKVVHHGGQPETHGGREALGGLYRNQFQLMPASVPFRPRRLTPRHRITGLQTAQVVGPAGEEIHTDAHGRIKVQFHWDREGQRDDKASCWVRTSQALGGPAWGALVLPRIGQEVVVRFLEGDPDRPLVAGSVYNGANATPYALPDEKTKSTHKSASSKGSDGFNELRFEDAKGQEEVFHHAQKDQDLVTENDKDQEVRAFEDLLVKKDRARTVEGHQLLSVLLKDFSVVEGNQTLQVHKNRTTTTQGSHDESVEGNQSVTVGGGLLINVRQGAMENVGAAKAVSVGGCLSVNVALAYNEATGGARLEEVGGLRSEYVVGSRQESVGEDRAAKVGGDFQTEIKGAMQLTVGKDLKDDVKGGSELKVKEGTAWLSKQFSLQADKMSLVVNGKLILSMEKGGNVKFFAKTLTLDGSDIKFKGSKIKLEAAGSLQDKSVKHQEIKALEEAKLKRSVKADFEVADPSALSGLKFDMKLPDGSMTSGTMGAAGSALVGEVTPGDCEIFFPGLVDA encoded by the coding sequence ATGCCCAACGCCAAATCACCCGCCTTCACCCTGCGGGTGGGAGCCCTTGAAGCCGAATCGCTCGTCGTCGAACGGCTGAAGGGCGAGGAGGGCCTGAGCCGCCTCTACGACTTCAGCGTGGACTTCGCGCCCCTGGCGCCCGAGTCGCTGGACACCGCGCCCCTGGTGGGAGCGGAGGCGCTGCTGACCGTGGCCCAGCCCGGTGGAACGCCGCGCCACGTGCACGGCGTGGTGCGCGCGGTGGAGTCGCTGGGCCTGCACGGGGGGCGCTGGCGCTACCGCGCGCGCATCGTGCCCGCGCTGTGGCGCCTCACCCAGGTGAAGCGCAGCCGCATCTTCCAGGGCCAGTCCGTGCCGGACATCCTCAAGGACGTCCTCACCGCCGGCGGGGTGGAGGTGCGGGTCAGCCTGCACGAAGGCCACGCCCCGCGTGAGTACTGCACCCAGTACCGCGAGACGGACTTCGACTTCCTCAGTCGCCTCATGGAGTGGGAGGGCATCTTCTACTTCTTCGAGCACTCGGAGGACGGTCACGTCCTGGTGCTGGGAGATGCCCCCAGCGTCCATGCGGCCCCTCCCGGTGGCGCGGCGCTGCCCCTGCGGGACGAGGACGGGCGGGTGGAGACGGGCGAATACCTCACGGACCTGCGGCGCGTGCGCAGGCTCCGCCCCGGCGCGGTGCACCTGAAGGACTTCGACTTCGAGAAGCCCTCGCTGGACGTGTCCGGCAGGTCGAAGTCCTCCGAGGGCCTGGAGGCGCTGGAGCTGTACGACTATCCCGGCGGGTACGTGGCGACGGGCACGGGCAAGGCGGCGGCCCGGGTGCGCATCCAGGAGGCCACGCAGGCGTCCCTGACGCTCGAAGGGGAGGGCGTCTGTCCGCGCCTCACCTCCGGGCACCTGTTGCAGGTGGAGGACGACGGCACGCATGAGGGGCGCTACGTCGTGGTGAAGGTGGTGCACCATGGCGGCCAGCCGGAGACCCACGGGGGGCGCGAGGCGCTGGGCGGGCTGTACCGCAACCAGTTCCAGCTGATGCCCGCGAGCGTGCCCTTCCGGCCCCGGCGGCTCACGCCCCGGCACCGCATCACCGGCCTCCAGACGGCGCAGGTGGTGGGCCCGGCGGGCGAGGAGATCCACACCGACGCGCACGGCCGCATCAAGGTCCAGTTCCACTGGGACCGGGAGGGCCAGCGGGACGACAAGGCGTCCTGCTGGGTGCGCACCAGCCAGGCGCTGGGCGGCCCCGCGTGGGGCGCGCTCGTCCTGCCGCGCATCGGGCAGGAGGTGGTGGTGCGCTTCCTGGAGGGCGACCCCGACCGGCCGCTGGTCGCGGGCTCCGTCTACAACGGCGCCAACGCGACGCCCTACGCGCTGCCGGACGAGAAGACGAAGAGCACCCACAAGAGCGCCTCCAGCAAGGGCAGCGACGGCTTCAACGAGCTGCGCTTCGAGGACGCCAAGGGCCAGGAGGAGGTCTTCCACCACGCGCAGAAGGACCAGGACCTGGTCACGGAGAACGACAAGGACCAGGAGGTGCGGGCCTTCGAGGACCTGCTGGTGAAGAAGGACCGGGCGCGCACCGTGGAGGGGCATCAGCTCCTCTCCGTGCTCCTGAAGGACTTCAGTGTCGTCGAAGGCAACCAGACGCTCCAGGTGCACAAGAACCGCACCACCACCACCCAGGGCAGCCACGACGAGTCGGTGGAGGGCAACCAGTCCGTGACGGTGGGCGGGGGGCTGCTCATCAATGTCCGTCAGGGGGCGATGGAGAACGTCGGCGCCGCCAAGGCGGTCAGCGTCGGCGGGTGTCTGTCAGTCAATGTGGCACTCGCCTACAACGAAGCCACGGGCGGCGCGCGGCTTGAAGAGGTCGGTGGCCTGCGCTCCGAATACGTTGTCGGAAGCCGTCAGGAGTCCGTGGGGGAAGATCGCGCGGCCAAGGTGGGAGGCGACTTCCAGACGGAGATCAAGGGCGCGATGCAGCTGACCGTAGGCAAGGATCTCAAGGACGATGTGAAGGGTGGGTCGGAGCTGAAGGTGAAGGAAGGCACCGCCTGGCTTTCGAAGCAATTCAGTCTCCAGGCCGACAAGATGTCCCTCGTCGTCAATGGCAAGCTCATCCTCAGCATGGAGAAGGGCGGGAACGTGAAGTTCTTCGCCAAGACGCTCACCCTTGACGGCTCGGACATCAAGTTCAAGGGAAGCAAGATCAAACTGGAGGCCGCCGGCTCGCTCCAAGACAAGTCCGTCAAGCACCAGGAGATCAAGGCCCTGGAGGAAGCGAAGCTCAAACGCTCCGTGAAGGCGGACTTCGAGGTCGCGGATCCCTCCGCGCTGTCGGGGCTGAAGTTCGACATGAAGCTTCCGGATGGCTCCATGACGTCCGGCACCATGGGGGCCGCGGGTTCAGCCCTCGTGGGGGAAGTCACTCCTGGCGACTGCGAGATTTTCTTCCCGGGGTTGGTGGACGCCTGA
- the rnhA gene encoding ribonuclease HI, giving the protein MSLPLVHIYCDGACSPNPGLGGWGAILIAPERKAYRKELQGSEADSTNNRMELTAALVALKALKMPCRVQVFTDSKYVCNAFEAKWLDKWQGNGWRTSDRKAVSNADLWRELLEAVRTHEVSWHWVRGHSDDVENNRADALAVAARLELAARLGR; this is encoded by the coding sequence ATGTCGCTCCCCCTCGTCCACATCTACTGCGACGGTGCCTGTTCACCGAACCCCGGCCTGGGCGGCTGGGGGGCCATCCTCATCGCCCCGGAGCGCAAGGCCTACCGCAAGGAGCTCCAGGGCTCCGAGGCGGACTCCACCAACAACCGGATGGAGCTGACCGCGGCGCTCGTGGCGCTGAAGGCCCTGAAGATGCCGTGCCGCGTCCAGGTGTTCACCGACTCGAAGTACGTGTGCAACGCCTTCGAGGCGAAGTGGCTGGACAAGTGGCAGGGCAATGGCTGGCGCACGTCCGACAGGAAGGCCGTGTCCAACGCGGACCTCTGGCGCGAGCTGTTGGAGGCCGTCCGCACCCATGAGGTCTCCTGGCACTGGGTGCGCGGCCACTCGGACGACGTGGAGAACAACCGCGCGGACGCGCTGGCCGTCGCGGCCCGGCTGGAGCTGGCGGCCCGGCTCGGGCGGTAG